The Candidatus Anaeroferrophillus wilburensis genomic interval ATGGTCCATGTCAATTCGGATGCCGCTTGCCGGCAAGCGGTCCAGGCCGGCGTGCACAGCCTGGAGCATGGCTATTTTATCGGTAAAGAGACCCTGATGATGATGGCTGATCAGGGGATCTACTGGACGCCGACGATCGCCGCCATGGCCAACCAGCTGCAGGATCCTGCTGGACGTTTTACGGCCCACCAGCGGCAGATTATTGAAAAAAACTACCGCCGGCAGCTGGAGATGATCGGCGTTGCCCATGAAGTGGGTACGCCGTTGACCATCGGTACCGATTCCGGTTCCTACAATATGACTCATGGTGAGGCTTTTTTCCAGGAGCTGGAGTTGTATCGTCGGGCGGGAATTGCCCAGGAGGACCTGCTGCGGATCGCAACGGTGGCTGGTTGGGAGATGCTGGATGTGGCCGTCAACCGCTGGCTGGAGATCGATCTGGAGCTTTTCCCA includes:
- a CDS encoding amidohydrolase family protein produces the protein MRAISPAFVDTHLHLSLGGDARENARRHYAAGIGLVRDAGDRDGCLHGDDFSPLTVVRTGPALFKAGCYGSFIGDCSSMSLSEKIVRTPGRFVKVLLTGLVSFDDYGAVGKTQWTADELREIVQTASRWGKKVMVHVNSDAACRQAVQAGVHSLEHGYFIGKETLMMMADQGIYWTPTIAAMANQLQDPAGRFTAHQRQIIEKNYRRQLEMIGVAHEVGTPLTIGTDSGSYNMTHGEAFFQELELYRRAGIAQEDLLRIATVAGWEMLDVAVNRWLEIDLELFPSAACVLPVAGDAIDAAVP